A genomic segment from Mycoplasmopsis arginini encodes:
- the fmt gene encoding methionyl-tRNA formyltransferase, protein MKKIRIVLAGTGEFSKTIFKSLILDSRFEVLCLISQPNKKMDRNKNIILTPIAQLANEFGLKIFQPNKIKEIYEDLKLLEFDFFITASFGQFIPNSILSLPKKLALNVHGSLLEKYRGASPIQYTLLNNDQITGVSLIEMIDRMDAGDILKSFQIKIKAEDTALELFDKLAKKTSLVIGNWLEEIYNNNFERKIQNEELVTFAPKIQNEEAELFTNITCQQALNKIRAFNDQPGAFIIYNNKRLKIFRASLSKIKTPIKIEFLDGFLYLIEYQFEGKKKVIYEV, encoded by the coding sequence ATGAAAAAAATTAGAATAGTTTTAGCTGGAACAGGTGAATTTTCAAAAACAATTTTTAAATCATTAATTTTGGATTCAAGATTTGAAGTGCTTTGTTTGATAAGCCAACCAAACAAAAAAATGGATAGAAATAAAAATATTATTTTGACCCCAATAGCACAATTAGCTAATGAGTTTGGTTTAAAAATTTTTCAACCAAATAAAATTAAAGAAATTTATGAAGACTTAAAATTATTAGAATTTGACTTTTTTATAACAGCATCATTTGGTCAATTTATTCCAAATAGCATTTTAAGTTTACCTAAAAAATTGGCATTAAATGTCCATGGGAGTTTGTTGGAAAAATATCGTGGCGCGTCACCAATTCAATATACTTTATTAAATAACGACCAAATAACGGGGGTTTCCTTAATAGAAATGATTGATAGAATGGATGCCGGCGATATTCTTAAATCATTTCAAATTAAAATAAAAGCAGAAGATACTGCCTTAGAACTTTTTGATAAACTTGCAAAGAAAACATCATTAGTTATTGGCAATTGACTTGAAGAAATTTACAACAACAATTTTGAACGTAAAATTCAAAATGAAGAATTAGTTACTTTTGCGCCTAAAATTCAAAATGAAGAAGCGGAACTTTTTACAAATATAACTTGCCAACAAGCATTAAATAAAATAAGAGCTTTTAATGATCAGCCAGGTGCTTTTATTATTTATAACAATAAAAGATTAAAAATTTTTAGAGCTAGCTTATCAAAAATAAAAACACCAATTAAAATTGAATTCTTAGATGGTTTTTTATACTTAATTGAATATCAATTTGAAGGAAAGAAAAAGGTTATTTATGAAGTTTAA